Proteins co-encoded in one Prunus persica cultivar Lovell chromosome G6, Prunus_persica_NCBIv2, whole genome shotgun sequence genomic window:
- the LOC18773479 gene encoding aluminum-activated malate transporter 2 — MASEAVRDQNNRNEGENRDPGFCGKLMNKVVEFPRKLKKLGQDDPRRIVHSLKVGLAVLLVSLLYYFQPLYDGLGATAMWAVLTVVVVFEFSVGATLGRGLNRILATFLAGALGFGVHHLANLSGKTAHPILIGVFVFLLAASVTFLRFFPRLKARYDYGLLIFILTFCLISVSGYRDEEILEMAHKRVSTILIGAFTAVFVCVLICPVWAGDDLHNSVANNIEKLGSFLEGFGDEYFKVAGNAESNKALLQGYSSVLNSKQSEESQANFARWEPRHGKFRYRHPWKHYLKIGTLTRQCAYRIDTLNGYLNSEIQTPLNIQSNKVQELCMKMSSESGKALKELAWALKTMTKPCSAASCHITKSRAAANNLKSLLKTSAALLGSQGIHLLDIVPAITVASLLSDVVSYAEQIEKSIHELSSFSHVQFKSAEPTKALQPCNSSASSTNDNVPHLVITIHKLPSQQEIGSKQGAAN, encoded by the exons ATGGCATCTGAAGCAGTTCGTGATCAGAACAATCGTAACGAAGGAGAAAATAGAGATCCTGGTTTCTGTGGGAAGCTGATGAACAAGGTGGTGGAATTTCCAAGAAAGTTAAAGAAACTAGGGCAAGATGATCCCAGAAGGATCGTTCATTCTCTTAAAGTAGGACTTGCAGTTCTTTTGGTGTCATTGCTTTATTACTTCCAGCCTCTCTATGATGGGCTTGGTGCCACTGCCATGTGGGCTGTTTTGACTGTTGTTGTTGTCTTCGAATTTTCTGTAG GGGCAACACTAGGAAGAGGTTTAAACAGGATTTTGGCAACATTCCTAGCAGGTGCTCTAGGATTTGGTGTTCATCACCTGGCAAATCTTTCTGGAAAAACAGCTCATCCAATACTCATTGGGGTCTTTGTCTTTCTACTAG CTGCATCAGTGACATTTCTACGCTTCTTTCCGCGGTTGAAGGCGCGATACGACTATGGACTTCTGATTTTTATCTTGACATTCTGTCTGATATCCGTGTCGGGATACAGAGATGAGGAGATACTAGAAATGGCCCACAAGAGGGTGTCCACAATCCTGATAGGCGCATTTACAgctgtgtttgtttgtgttttaatTTGCCCTGTATGGGCTGGTGATGATCTGCACAACTCTGTTGCTAACAACATTGAGAAACTTGGGAGCTTCTTGGAAG GTTTTGGGGATGAATACTTTAAAGTAGCCGGCAATGCAGAGTCTAATAAGGCACTTTTGCAAGGATATTCTAGTGTTCTCAACTCAAAACAGAGTGAAGAAAGTCAG GCAAATTTTGCAAGGTGGGAGCCTAGACATGGAAAGTTTAGATACCGTCATCCATGGAAACATTATCTGAAAATCGGTACCCTAACCCGACAATGCGCATACCGGATCGACACTCTTAACGGTTACCTCAACTCAGAAATTCAG ACACCTCTAAACATCCAGAGCAACAAAGTTCAAGAGCTATGCATGAAGATGAGCTCAGAATCAGGCAAGGCCTTGAAGGAGCTAGCATGGGCCCTTAAAACAATGACCAAGCCATGCTCTGCCGCCAGCTGTCACATCACAAAATCAAGAGCTGCAGCCAATAACCTCAAATCTCTGCTCAAAACCAGCGCAGCATTGTTGGGCAGCCAAGGCATTCACCTCCTGGACATCGTACCTGCTATCACTGTAGCTTCGCTCCTAAGCGACGTCGTTTCATACGCTGAGCAAATCGAGAAGTCGATCCACGAACTGTCCTCGTTTTCGCATGTGCAGTTCAAGAGCGCAGAGCCAACAAAAGCATTGCAGCCGTGTAATTCTTCTGCGAGTTCCACCAATGATAACGTGCCACATCTTGTCATCACGATTCATAAATTGCCTTCTCAGCAGGAAATTGGAAGCAAACAAGGGGCTGCCAATTAA